A segment of the Lycium ferocissimum isolate CSIRO_LF1 chromosome 10, AGI_CSIRO_Lferr_CH_V1, whole genome shotgun sequence genome:
TTTTAAACGGAGAGACAAAgaagaaagtaagacacttaaatggAAACTGAGGGTACAGTAACCTCGGAAGCCCACCAAGAAGCGAAGGAACCACTACTCCATTATACAATTCCAACTCATTTTTCATGTAATGTTCCTTTCATGCAAATTTTTTTATTGACGAGAAACATATAAATATCCAGGTCCGTTGAGAAGTCGAGCTGCAAAAGCAATTGGTTTCATAGATATGATGATTGACTACTCCATAGCCAATGCACCACTCCAGAAAGAATTATCAGCAGGTAAATCATCCACACAAGTTGTATTTTTCactaaaaatgttttctttacaCTCTCCTGCTCATTGGCTGTTGTTACTATGCTTTAAAACTTGTTGTAGATGAAGTAGGGAATACAGCTGCCTTCCTAGCATCGCCCCTGGCTTCAGCAATTACTGGTGCGGTTATATATGTTGACAACGGATTGAATGCAATGGGCGTGGGTATCGACAGTCCTATATTTAAAGACCTCAACATTCCCAAGAGCGTGGAATAGAAGATATTGCGTGCTAGGCGAATTTGTATTTGTGTACTAGTTATTGTGGTTTTTTGAACACTGTTATGGTCACAGCCAAGAATGGCTTGGCCAGCGGCCTTTGCAAAATCATCTACTGTTGTATGATTGATATTTTATAGAGTAAATAAAAGTAATGAGTTTCCGGTTTTAATCTTTCTCTAGGAGATGAGCATGctattttcaaaaatgaaaacCCCTTAGTGCTCGGGATGAGAGTGGGGGATGGCCTTACACTGGGCAACAACAGCACCGGCTCTATGAAGTTAGTATCAAGTCTTTCTGTTGACTTTCTCAATTCATTTGTGAGTAATAATTCAAGGACATGAAGCGAGTACTTCCAGTTTCTCACCTACTTATCATGGTGGCTATGAAAATGAGCAGAAAGTGATGATTGTGctgtttttaaaaaagaaaacccCTTAGCACCCGGGATGAGAGTGAGGGATGGCCCAACACACATGTAACAACAGCACCTGCTAGATTCAAGTCTTTCAGTTGGCTTTCTCAATACATTTGCGGGTGATAATTCAAGGTTACGTGAGTATTTTGAACAAAAGTGAGATGAGCATGCTACTTTCAAAACGATTGATAGATAGCTTGAAAAACAAAAGTACAATGTAAACAGCCAAATAAGGAAGTACTGTTATGGGGATCTTCAAGAAACATATGCCATCAATTTTTGACTCTGGACACATTGACGGTAAATCTTCAATATCCTGTAATAGAATTCTTATACCTGAAACTGAGAACTAGAAGACAAACACAACAGGATATTTTGTGCAGAGACCATGCAAAACGTGGCGCCGCTTAACTAGCTGTCTCAAATTAGAACGTTGCAAATGGAGAAATCTCTCACAGTGAGAATTAAATGGCCCCTACACAACGCAAATCCGGATTAATCAGGTCATTGAGTTTCGAATACCAGATAGTTAGATAAAAAGAGAGAGCAATGACAAAAACGTATTATGGTAAAgcaataaaacaacaaaaaccTACCAGGGTTGGAAAGGATTAATGATagaagaacttaatatggtaaATATATGGAAAGCCTCAGATCCAGTAGCTTTACACATTCAAAATGGCACTAATTCTAAAAAAGAAATACTGCTCAAATTTCATCTGACCAGAGAATAAGGCAAGCAACAATTGATCCTAAGACAGTTAGAAGGTCTGCAATTTCTTATGTACACCAAAATAGCCTACTTGGAATATACAGACATTTCTACATCTCACAGCAACTTCCTCTTTTTGCCAATACTGGCATCATCAGTTTCAGGGGAGTTATCGACGTCTGAAGCCTCGTGTAAAACCTTGCCACGGTTCCTTGACAGTTTCTTTACCCAAGTGATATGTAATATTCGTCGAGCATCATCCACTGAAACTGGTGCATTAGCTTCAGTAAAGACTGGATTCACTGATATGTCCCTGTGTGGTTTAGTAGCTTCAGCAAAGACTGGACTCGCCGTTATGTCCCTGTTTGGCATCAGCTCTTCTCCTTCTGGTACCGCATTCTTCATCAGCTGTATGCACATGGCCATTTTGTTATAATACCAAACCGAGATACAGAAGAAAAATGTGATATATGGTAAGTTCATCAGTTGCTCGTGTAACAAAGAAATCAGAATCTTGTGACTGCATGTCATAAAACACACTAGGATCCTATtaattaagtaggcgtttgaaCATAgacttcatgaaaaaaaattagttttgtgaatttgaagttgaagttgaaaaatgatAAGTGGAAGTTCAAGTTAAGGGAATTAGCTACGAACTTCGTAGCTAACAGAATATGTTGATAATCCGTAGCTGAATAGGATTAACGACAAATTTTTCtatttagctacaaaatttgtCCATCGTTAATTCATGTTTTTAGAGTAGTGTATATTTGGACATGTATTCCACTTGAGAAAAACTGAAGCTTTATGAGCGCGAATTTTTTTTACACTGAACTTGAAAAACTCTTCAAACACgaaccaaaaaatattttcaaaatgttttggaaaaataattcaTGTCCAAACAGGCCAGTACTAGTATGGACACAGAACTATGATTTAGATATAGAGATACCCTACCTCCCAATCAGCAAAATCCAATCTGAAGACAAAGTGGCTGTATTTAACTTCACCAGACTTAACTAATTGGGCATCAGGACCATTCCTTGGAGCTGAAAAGGGAAAGAACATTAGAAAAACAAACTATAGCTACAAAAGACAAGGACAAATGTAAAATACACTATCAACAAATTAGATTCAGAAAGGTATCTTACAAAGAAAGTGAGATCCATTTTCATCCACATCTATGACAACCCGTCCATCTTTCACTAGAAAAGACAGCGCGAATATATTCTCAATGCTTTGCGCGAAGGATTTTCTGTTCAGTATGAGATTCTCAAGCTTAACTCTCTGCTTCTTCCTTAGGATCTGAAACATGGTTGATATGTTCTTGTCCGTATCCTTTTTCTCCTCAGTTACATCAAGCTGTGATAGAGGCAGATCACACAATTGCATCAAGTTGCAAAGCCATAGTAGCAGTTAAAAGTCATCAATACAAGACCCCCTTCACATTGGTGGCAAACAGTTCAATATCTATCAGTTTACATTTCATGGAATAATAGACAAGATGGTCATTTCTTTCATTAGCAATAGAATGGAAAAGAGAACTGAAAAAAAAAGACCATTGTAGATCTATGGTTAGCCCTAGGTCAGGATGGTCATATCAAAGAACTTGATGCATGCAGAGAAAGAAACTTAGGACTGGAGACTTATTGAAGCAGCAAGCTAAGCTTGATGAGAGGGCGAGGTTCAAAGGAGGAAAGGCTTAGGGATGGACACGTAGGCACCCAAAGAGGAGGTAGGGCATAGTAATCGACAAAATGCtttgggaagttggaaatcagCAGACGATTAGCTTAGCTAGCGTTCCGGGAGAATCTAGTCAGTTAATGGACAAAAGAAAATTTCCTACTTACAAACGGGGAAATTTGGCTAAGTTCACATTTTCCTTTCAGGAACCAAGT
Coding sequences within it:
- the LOC132035177 gene encoding non-structural maintenance of chromosomes element 4 homolog A-like produces the protein MAAKIELNDLSEQPTSKARGVRCKYSAIQNSICEGKDDIGSVDSEKFKDIMKQIENSHNEVKKPREQVADAEALFDLTRTLVASVRSHSVDGITPYMFISSLLGVFGERSEKRGKGLSVNANTLRWKKIGRSVSPIFRNGSGCSTMIGPMNCEVKQPRKYTRKPRTKLYLRAQPKELDVTEEKKDTDKNISTMFQILRKKQRVKLENLILNRKSFAQSIENIFALSFLVKDGRVVIDVDENGSHFLSPRNGPDAQLVKSGEVKYSHFVFRLDFADWELMKNAVPEGEELMPNRDITASPVFAEATKPHRDISVNPVFTEANAPVSVDDARRILHITWVKKLSRNRGKVLHEASDVDNSPETDDASIGKKRKLL